Proteins encoded in a region of the Orcinus orca chromosome 8, mOrcOrc1.1, whole genome shotgun sequence genome:
- the EXPH5 gene encoding exophilin-5 isoform X5, whose protein sequence is MSIYDILRPGTPKEGFKTFSPRTRTICDMYKTREPRVLKEDYVQKNIFGSISLYFDSRQQSASPATGYFTARSLPFSATTQIKTGFIPPSHQQSPKRTPLSSIIWNRSDSSSDRQNQEEFLRAPSPMEIDLADQYMYPRCFQEDRRYEFYHPQSVHRSVGLNAPMNNAMSADPFENSENMLFYHEDNPFTGSFLSNTFGWSREQRFRPSPFGGQQEKHSSWSDFHQSRKPFTSSDRDFEMISIEANSAFLAGHCHSVPSQHWGSFSPRYRTNISRNQEKPHPSQFDSQASTLESMEVSQVKRNQSTYFSAPNVCPMPGSSYHIKSDGLECQQDSSPMELHINKEPYSFEIAQTLASSFKTTFPQIPDDRGNPQSPNFQNPTVTLQKIKPASLPIRNYTEVTGTNSDSVDSPPLTESQPNILVTEVNNEKDLNGSVLEKDKQLNKIDQTTMTGEIPQLVSQTVISNPLPDFQNFLSQDSAKSNRFVFNASTTISSKSLPGEISRRDISKIHKANELKKDKSYTGNRKLGSATSLPFIQESKTTSPSLSPNQGFHQELTVRNKDISNIIKNNHGSPECTDNQNAQSSEKPAVLDTKEEQCTTTYSTNCSKSPADHNVPCDSLDLSSGTLPDSLPSNDSCLDALVIPSTAGFSWKCPSSKDLSLGEREEKDNDCKNQNSQFSLSFSENQKSNVNCMPVHNEVVDVVKCHSHPPFRDGKGKGKIRRRISYTEKLSKTESRSIPTSDSSNLIEGTESNSKPPELHTIYCTLPRKSASFLINNRKSESKKMPSSFRNEQLAFQIKNDVEDTVGKYTSNKFSPSSCESESKYFGVVSDSVSIPPEATEEMTNMTNIGSASVRKGPLQVLIKRAVSCPSGVPYASTGRDERKEGLVSDTDASIITLKPWERLINPLGSDSSVPECSLSKRHHQKEYFQECTEKNGRISASRTGIFSHPNEHPLPFSADLSGKESGKTLHKFKTTSMFSVSGDEDNVKCLEVISIYYTLPRKHRKKFCNLLQKYTQNIDSLTESTKVGTEISPNALEKDKLNCSTHEQSGTPSSKDLKMQVSSAQENSHLSHTTENMTGLQLPSFRSSEPTLQEIASIEADVSLHKGEPKSREVSPHNLAKTPLCDSQSKKEKGGKLRSETLYTSLMLQGKKVTREKSENCQQSIKSGNSDFSNLPAHSEENVENSQIIRSSGECTSSAITITATGSLQKDITGIAIDDSSNGLQPGEVRGGIRKDFPKNPDKPLSDSESQVFALTPALHKLQLDEKTCSSEQDLDSLQSEPRELPQRSQEVNMTESKAKDEMQELAWNQPSLLEGSNKSKKSLDDLEKGENRSSVKHRLAVMSKASRKFPAEDLYPRRHVTTIFPQSGNNSGFSTLSPGTPECNPHSPVPTLKSTESTDESRLSNDGVNVEKSEDPLQVTAITNRETSTHLSNQKSNNISQPHQNEFKKISESQLKYENSKDVTVAQILEGESEALAQPSLISLREADFPDHQRGLNPPFQLEPAEKSTVSMPLASFQQQQRSASSLEWEPEPHPYHSKSLKSINVHGALLRKSHPPKFRERLFSESTSIDNALSQLTLGNEFSNNSGYSRRFKSFSELPSCDENESWALYNSGPKMGPRSATSISRPIDYGIFGKEQQLAFLENVKRSLTQGRLWKPSFFKNPGFLKDDVVNPPNPTESSSSNSPSNQMPKDGLSLSAPLNIYEDDPVDSDCDTDTTTDDEYYLDENDKESEL, encoded by the coding sequence ATGTCTATCTATGACATCCTAAGACCAGGAACCCCTAAGGAAGGTTTTAAAACCTTTTCTCCTAGAACAAGGACAATCTGTGATATGTACAAGACAAGGGAACCCAGAGTCTTAAAAGAAGATTATGTGCAAAAGAATATTTTTGGTAgtatttctctgtattttgaCAGCAGACAACAATCAGCCTCACCAGCTACAGGGTATTTCACAGCAAGAAGCTTACCTTTTTCAGCCACAACTCAGATCAAGACTGGGTTTATACCACCAAGCCACCAACAGAGCCCAAAGAGAACTCCTTTATCATCTATCATATGGAATAGATCAGATTCCTCTAGTGATAGGCAGAACCAGGAAGAGTTCCTGAGGGCACCATCACCAATGGAAATTGACCTTGCTGACCAGTATATGTATCCCAGGTGTTTTCAGGAGGATAGGAGATATGAATTTTACCATCCACAGAGTGTTCACCGAAGTGTTGGTTTAAATGCCCCCATGAATAATGCAATGAGTGCTGACCCATTTGAGAACTCAGAGAATATGCTGTTCTACCATGAAGATAACCCATTTACTGGGTCTTTCCTTAGCAATACCTTTGGATGGAGCAGGGAACAGAGATTTAGACCAAGTCCTTTTGGGGGCCAACAGGAAAAACATTCTTCCTGGTCTGACTTTCATCAAAGCAGGAAACCATTCACTTCTTCTGACAGAGACTTTGAAATGATCTCCATTGAAGCAAATAGTGCATTTTTAGCTGGTCATTGTCATAGTGTTCCTTCTCAACACTGGGGGTCATTTTCTCCTAGGTACAGGACAAATATTTCCAGAAACCAAGAGAAGCCACATCCCTCACAGTTTGATTCTCAGGCATCCACACTGGAGAGCATGGAGGTGTCACAAGTTAAAAGGAACCAGTCTACTTATTTTAGTGCACCAAATGTTTGCCCCATGCCTGGTTCAAGCTATCACATCAAATCTGATGGGTTAGAATGTCAACAGGACAGTTCTCCTATGGAACTACATATAAACAAAGAACCTTACTCATTTGAAATTGCTCAAACTCTAGCATCCTCATTCAAAACTACCTTCCCACAGATTCCTGATGACAGAGGGAATCCTCAGAGTCCCAACTTTCAGAATCCCACAGTCACTTTGCAGAAAATTAAGCCTGCTTCTCTTCCAATCAGAAACTATACAGAAGTCACTGGGACCAACAGTGATTCAGTTGATTCTCCACCTCTGACTGAAAGCCAACCCAATATCTTGGTCACGGAAGTGAATAATGAGAAAGACTTGAATGGATCTGTTttggaaaaagacaaacaactaaaCAAGATAGACCAGACAACCATGACAGGTGAAATACCCCAACTTGTTTCACAGACAGTAATTTCTAACCCTTTACCTGATTTTCAAAATTTCCTCTCTCAGGACTCAGCCAAGAGCaacagatttgtttttaatgcaTCTACGACGATAAGTTCAAAAAGTTTGCCTGGAGAGATTTCCAGGAGAGATATCTCCAAAATTCATAAAGCCAATGAACTAAAAAAAGATAAGAGTTATACTGGGAACAGAAAACTTGGCTCAGCAACTTCCCTTCCTTTCATTCAGGAAAGCAAAACAACATCACCTTCTCTCAGCCCAAATCAAGGTTTTCACCAGGAATTAACAgtaagaaataaagatatttcaaacattattaaaaataaccacGGGAGTCCTGAATGTACTGATAATCAAAATGCACAGTCTTCAGAAAAGCCTGCTGTTTTAGATACCAAGGAAGAACAATGTACCACAACTTATTCTACCAACTGTAGCAAGTCACCTGCCGACCACAATGTGCCATGTGATTCTTTAGATCTGTCATCAGGTACACTACCAGATTCCTTACCATCAAATGATTCTTGCCTTGATGCTCTGGTGATTCCTTCTACTGCAGGGTTCTCCTGGAAATGTCCTTCAAGCAAAGATCTGTCtctgggagaaagagaagaaaaagacaatgatTGCAAGAACCAAAATAGTCAATTTTCCCTAAGCTTCTCAGAAAACCAAAAGAGTAATGTTAATTGTATGCCTGTACATAATGAAGTGGTTGATGTTGTCAAATGCCATTCACATCCTCCTTTCAGGgatggaaagggaaaaggaaaaataagacgACGTATATCCTATACCGAAAAATTAAGCAAAACGGAAAGTAGATCAATACCCACAAGTGACAGCAGTAACCTCATTGAGGGAACTGAAAGCAATTCCAAGCCTCCTGAGCTTCACACAATTTATTGTACCTTACCAAGAAAATCAGCCAGTTTTCTCATCAATAACAGGAAGTCTGAAAGTAAGAAAATGCCTTCTTCGTTTAGGAATGAGCAACTTGCATTCCAAATCAAAAATGATGTGGAAGATACAGTAGGGAAGTACACATCAAACAAATTCAGTCCCAGTTCTTGTGAGTCAGAGAGCAAATATTTCGGAGTAGTTTCAGACTCAGTCTCAATACCACCTGAAGCCACAGAGGAGATGACAAATATGACAAACATTGGATCTGCTTCTGTTAGAAAAGGACCACTTCAAGTCCTCATCAAGAGGGCTGTGTCATGTCCCTCAGGGGTGCCATATGCCTCAACtggaagagatgaaagaaaagaaggTTTAGTCTCAGATACAGATGCTTCTATTATAACACTAAAGCCTTGGGAGAGACTCATTAACCCTCTGGGAAGTGACTCATCTGTTCCGGAGTGTTCTTTAAgcaaaagacaccaccagaagGAATACTTTCAGGAATGCACTGAAAAGAATGGTAGAATTTCTGCCTCCAGGACAGGTATATTTTCCCATCCAAATGAACACCCTTTACCTTTTTCTGCAGATTTGTCAGGCAAAGAAAGTGGGAAAACATTACATAAATTTAAGACTACTagcatgttttctgtttctggtgATGAAGATAATGTGAAATGTCTTGAGGTGATTTCAATATACTATACTCTACCaaggaaacacagaaaaaagTTCTGTAACCTTCTTCAAAAGTATACACAAAATATCGATTCACTTACAGAATCAACTAAAGTGGGGACTGAAATATCTCCTAATGCTTTAGAAAAAGACAAACTAAATTGTTCTACACACGAGCAGTCAGGAACACCTTCCTctaaagatctaaagatgcagGTCAGCTCTGCTCAGGAGAACAGCCATCTTTCTCACACCACTGAAAATATGACTGGTTTACAATTACCAAGTTTTAGGTCCTCAGAGCCTACATTACAGGAAATTGCTTCTATTGAAGCAGATGTTTCTCTTCATAAAGGAGAACCTAAATCTAGAGAGGTTTCCCCACACAACTTAGCTAAAACACCTTTATGTGATTCacaaagcaagaaagagaaagggggaaaattgCGAAGTGAAACCCTGTATACTTCACTAATGcttcagggaaaaaaagttaCAAGAGAGAAATCTGAAAATTGTCAGCAATCCATTAAATCAGGTAACAGTGATTTTTCTAACCTCCCAGCCCATTCAGAAGAGAATGTTGAAAATTCACAAATTATTAGAAGTTCTGGGGAGTGTACAAGTAGTGCTATAACCATTACAGCTACTGGAAGTCTTCAGAAAGATATAACAGGTATAGCTATAGATGATAGCTCCAATGGATTGCAGCCTGGGGAAGTAAGAGGGGGAATTAGAAAAGATTTCCCAAAAAACCCTGATAAACCACTTTCTGACTCAGAAAGCCAAGTCTTTGCTCTTACTCCAGCCTTGCATAAACTACAGCTTGATGAGAAGACTTGTTCAAGTGAACAAGATTTAGACAGTTTACAGTCTGAACCCAGAGAACTACCTCAAAGAAGTCAGGAGGTAAATATGACAGAGAGCAAGGCTAAAGATGAAATGCAGGAGTTGGCATGGAATCAACCTTCACTTCTTGAAGgaagtaataaaagtaaaaaaagctTGGATGACCTAGAAAAAGGGGAAAACAGATCTTCAGTTAAACACAGATTGGCAGTTATgtccaaagcaagcagaaaattTCCAGCTGAAGATTTATACCCCAGAAGACATGTAACTACTATCTTTCCTCAAAGTGGGAACAATTCTGGCTTTAGCACCTTATCCCCTGGCACACCAGAGTGCAACCCACACTCCCCTGTGCCTACGTTAAAGTCCACAGAATCCACAGATGAAAGCAGGTTAAGTAATGATGGAGTAAATGTGGAGAAATCCGAGGACCCTCTCCAGGTTACTGCAATAACCAACAGAGAAACTTCTACACACTTAAGCAATCAGAAGTCTAACAATATTTCACAGCCACatcaaaatgagtttaaaaaaatctcagaatcACAACTAAAGTATGAGAATTCTAAGGATGTAACAGTAGCTCAGATTTTGGAAGGAGAGTCAGAAGCCCTGGCCCAACCCTCATTGATCAGCCTCAGGGAAGCAGATTTCCCTGACCATCAGAGGGGGCTGAACCCTCCTTTTCAATTGGAGCCTGCAGAGAAATCTACAGTAAGCATGCCACTGGCCAGTTTTCAGCAACAACAAAGGAGTGCTTCATCTCTGGAGTGGGAACCTGAGCCACACCCCTATCATTCAAAGAGTTTAAAAAGCATCAATGTGCACGGTGCTCTACTACGAAAAAGTCATCCTCCAAAATTCAGAGAGCGTCTTTTTTCTGAAAGTACTTCTATTGACAATGCCCTGAGTCAACTGACCCTTGGGAATGAATTCTCTAACAACAGTGGGTACAGTCGAAGATTCAAATCTTTTTCTGAACTACCCTCCTGTGATGAAAATGAAAGTTGGGCTTTGTACAACAGCGGGCCAAAAATGGGTCCTAGGTCTGCAACATCTATATCCAGACCTATTGACTATGGGATATTTGGGAAAGAACAACAACTGGCTTTCTTGGAGAATGTAAAGAGGTCACTCACACAAGGAAGATTATGGAAACCAAGTTTTTTTAAGAACCCTGGCTTCCTGAAAGATGATGTAGTTAACCCTCCTAACCCAACAGAGTCATCAAGTTCTAATTCTCCTAGTAATCAGATGCCAAAAGATGGCTTATCTCTAAGTGCACCACTTAATATCTATGAAGATGATCCAGTAGACTCAGATTGTGACACAGACACAACCACGGATGACGAATACTACCTGGATGAAAATGACAAAGAGTCAGAACTGTGA